Proteins from a genomic interval of Gavia stellata isolate bGavSte3 chromosome 13, bGavSte3.hap2, whole genome shotgun sequence:
- the RGMA gene encoding repulsive guidance molecule A — MGMGRGAGSTALGLFQILPVFLCIFPSVTSPCKILKCNSEFWAATSGSHHLGTEEAPEFCTALRAYAHCTRRTARTCRGDLAYHSAVHGIDDLMVQHNCSKDGPTSQPRLRTLPPGDSQERSDSPEICHYEKSFHKHSAAPNYTHCGLFGDPHLRTFTDTFQTCKVQGAWPLIDNNYLNVQVTNTPVLPGSTATATSKLTIIFKSFQECVDQKVYQAEMDELPAAFADGSKNGGDKHGANSLKITEKVSGQHIEIQAKYIGTTIVVRQVGRYLTFAVRMPEEVVNAVEDRDSQGLYLCLRGCPLNQQIDFQTIRSAQATEGRTRRKGPSLPAPPEAFTYETATAKCREKLPVEDLYFQSCVFDLLTTGDVNFMLAAYYAFEDVKMLHSNKDKLHLYERTRDLGPGNTAPLGTPPALWVALLCLSQCWLCLL; from the exons ATGGGTatggggagaggggcaggatcCACAGCCCTGGGACTTTTCCAAATCCTCCCTGTCTTTCTCTGCATCTTCCCTTCAG TGACGTCTCCATGCAAGATCCTCAAGTGCAACTCTGAGTTCTGGGCGGCCACGTCGGGCTCCCACCACCTGGGCACGGAGGAGGCACCCGAATTTTGCACGGCGCTGCGCGCCTACGCGCACTGCACCCGCCGCACCGCCCGCACCTGCAGGGGCGACCTGGCCTACCACTCCGCCGTGCATGGCATAGACGATCTCATGGTGCAACACAACTGCTCCAAGGATGGCCCCACGTCCCAGCCCCGCCTCCGGACATTGCCCCCCGGGGATAGCCAGGAGCGCTCCGACAGCCCCGAAATCTGCCACTACGAGAAGAGCTTTCACAAACACTCGGCCGCCCCCAACTATACCCACTGCGGGCTCTTCGGGGACCCCCACCTCAGGACTTTCACAGACACTTTCCAAACCTGCAAGGTGCAAGGGGCTTGGCCGCTCATAGACAATAACTACCTGAACGTCCAGGTCACCAACACGCCGGTGCTGCCTGGCTCCACAGCCACTGCCACCAGCAAG CTCACCATCATCTTCAAGAGCTTCCAGGAGTGCGTGGACCAGAAAGTGTACCAGGCAGAGATGGACGAGctcccagctgcctttgccGACGGCTCCAAGAATGGTGGGGACAAGCACGGAGCCAACAGCCTGAAGATCACTGAGAAGGTGTCGGGCCAGCACATTGAGATCCAGGCAAAGTACATTGGCACCACCATCGTGGTGAGGCAGGTGGGCCGGTACCTCACCTTCGCTGTGCGCATGCCGGAGGAGGTGGTCAACGCCGTGGAGGACCGGGACAGTCAGGGCCTCTACCTGTGCCTCCGCGGTTGTCCGCTCAACCAACAGATTGACTTCCAGACCATCCGCTCGGCTCAGGCCACAGAGGGTCGTACTCGTAGGAAGGGGCCCAGCCTGCCGGCCCCCCCCGAGGCCTTCACGTACGAAACGGCCACAGCCAAGTGCAGGGAAAAGCTGCCCGTGGAGGACCTCTACTTCCAGTCCTGCGTCTTCGACCTCCTCACCACGGGGGACGTCAACTTCATGCTGGCTGCTTACTATGCCTTTGAGGACGTGAAGATGCTTCACTCCAACAAAGATAAGCTGCACCTCTATGAAAGGACACGGGACCTGGGCCCGGGCAACACGGCTcccttggggaccccccccgcccTCTGGGTAGCACTGCTGTGTTTGAGTCAGTGTTGGTTGTGCTTGTTATAG